In Tripterygium wilfordii isolate XIE 37 chromosome 23, ASM1340144v1, whole genome shotgun sequence, one genomic interval encodes:
- the LOC119992894 gene encoding protein LONGIFOLIA 1-like isoform X2 has translation MSAKFMYTENKDLQKQIGCMNGFLQLFDRHHFLSGRRIVGQNHKRLPPGENGDHYKEPGNASGKAAGRNQKKAMNANQRNSAESPRTSISTSSCSSSYSSLDYTKTSHPEQSSFKETNPPKTPTWDSPMYQQNASSKLKPQLIDFRDVVKDSIYRDTHGLSVRASNKMESGGHTLKYIDSPRPMQTQGSVTRASSLNESFQVLAKLRQSPWNSNEGKDGSLNFAPRFSYEGRESHDTFKSTIKLKELPRLSLDSRESSMRRSSNTTKSTHLLHDLQRVNDYSAVLNQQHEPGSSKRPSSVVAKLMGLEALPNSMVTNGNQEVGTRRIEDDPFSRSSRRIDETNKQRISGSPRNSHREAVSPSFRNAESSKKHPASSKFPIEPAPWRQPDGSRDYQTSALKSRDSPSKSPSSPSVYGEMEKRLADLEFKKSGKDLRALKQILEAMQKSKEMLESRKEAQAPNFESQTSNNNSPDESSTGNPRDQRSSSLNYTTIRGTSPPKSFKSSIVIMQPAKQVEKASNPATPVTPKNSSANLCKLRTGDSGDSRKESAEMRAAGDRTPRTNLKDPSIRSLCPMDKNSGAKTIRKEVHPVTSVHTVSSKMTRTASLRMQQKKLEWEKQSHAITPLSDLNKSRRQPNRQLLESGSQNRKRRPRSPNLQQSESEMRETSSCARDLRQQSDPNSFQSESNNSFASQAETEVSSTDVSDKINSPMLQKISQREEGPGTKSVEHSLIVERVAASSEQPSPVSVLDATFYDDMPSPIKKISNAFKDDEALNSEEVEWSPIHVGHSSSSRISSLNNEFDHQKAENLKHLIQNFKLTSSDEEPSIDETASLYNITHPDHMYILEILSASRLLDHPGSALTTMQLHQSGHLINPNLFRALERRITRIFHSPPNAKVQRKLVFDVVNETLVNKLILENSSKQWLSPYKLGNKRHQGQQLLVELCLEVDRQNANSSSCYLDDEDDSLRNILWADLMHQSENWIACHGELSELVLDVERLIFKDLISEVVNGEVLSRQGRPAGRCILGGQLGSSFSAL, from the exons ATGTCTGCGAAGTTCATGTACACTGAAAACAAAGACTTACAGAAGCAGATAGGATGCATGAATGGATTCCTTCAGCTATTTGACCGCCACCATTTTCTCAGTGGCCGACGAATTGTCGGCCAAAACCACAAGAGGCTTCCACCAG GTGAAAATGGCGACCATTATAAAGAGCCCGGCAATGCATCAGGAAAAGCTGCA GGAAGAAATCAGAAGAAAGCCATGAATGCGAACCAAAGAAACTCTGCTGAGTCGCCAAGAACCTCCATCTCTACATCTTCCTGTTCATCAAGTTATTCATCGCTagactacaccaaaacatctcACCCAGAACAATCTTCTTTCAAAGAAACAAATCCCCCTAAAACCCCCACTTGGGATTCACCAATGTACCAACAAAATGCTTCTTCAAAGTTAAAGCCACAGTTGATTGATTTCCGAGATGTTGTCAAGGACTCCATTTATAGAGACACCCATGGATTGTCAGTTAGAGCTTCAAACAAAATGGAAAGTGGAGGCCATACCTTGAAATACATAGATTCCCCAAGACCTATGCAGACACAGGGATCTGTAACTCGTGCTTCTAGCCTCAACGAGTCATTTCAAGTTCTAGCCAAGCTTCGACAATCACCATGGAATTCCAATGAAGGAAAGGATGGCTCACTCAATTTCGCTCCTCGATTCTCTTACGAAGGAAGGGAATCACACGATACGTTTAAATCAACCattaagctcaaagagcttccaCGGCTATCCCTGGATAGTAGAGAAAGCTCCATGAGGCGTTCCAGCAACACCACAAAGTCGACTCATCTTCTGCATGATCTACAGAGGGTGAATGATTACTCTGCAGTCTTAAACCAGCAGCACGAGCCAGGAAGTTCCAAACGACCATCTAGTGTTGTGGCCAAGCTAATGGGATTAGAAGCTTTACCAAATTCCATGGTGACCAATGGGAATCAGGAAGTAGGGACCAGGCGAATAGAGGATGATCCCTTTTCAAGATCATCAAGAAGAATTGATGAGACCAACAAACAAAGAATATCTGGATCCCCCAGAAATTCTCACAGGGAAGCTGTCTCCCCCAGCTTTAGAAATGCTGAATCAAGCAAGAAACACCCTGCAAGCTCAAAGTTTCCAATTGAACCAGCACCATGGAGGCAGCCAGATGGAAGCAGAGATTATCAGACATCAGCTTTGAAGAGTCGTGACTCGCCAAGTAAATCCCCAAGCTCGCCTTCTGTATatggtgaaatggagaaaaGGTTGGCAGACCTTGAGTTCAAGAAGTCTGGAAAGGATCTTAGAGCTCTTAAACAAATACTTGAAGCAATGCAGAAGAGTAAAGAAATGCTAGAATCCAGGAAAGAAGCTCAGGCTCCAAACTTTGAATCTCAAACTAGTAATAACAACAGTCCTGATGAGAGCTCAACAGGAAATCCAAGAGACCAGAGGAGCAGCAGCCTGAATTACACCACAATCAGAGGGACAAGTCCACCAAAGAGCTTCAAATCCTCAATTGTTATTATGCAACCGGCAAAACAAGTTGAGAAAGCCAGTAATCCCGCTACTCCAGTAACTCCCAAAAATAGTTCAGCAAATCTTTGCAAGCTCCGGACAGGAGACTCTGGGGATAGCAGAAAGGAATCAGCTGAGATGCGAGCAGCTGGCGACCGAACTCCAAGAACCAATCTCAAGGACCCTTCCATTCGATCCCTATGTCCCATGGACAAGAACAGTGGTGCCAAAACGATAAGAAAGGAGGTCCATCCCGTAACTAGCGTACACACAGTTTCAAGCAAGATGACAAGAACCGCAAGCCTGAGAATGCAACAGAAGAAGCTTGAGTGGGAAAAGCAATCTCATGCCATCACTCCATTATCAGACTTGAACAAGAGCAGAAGGCAGCCCAATAGACAACTGCTAGAATCAGGCTCCCAGAACAGGAAACGCAGACCAAGATCCCCAAATTTGCAGCAAAGCGAGAGTGAAATGAGGGAGACCAGTAGCTGTGCTAGAGACCTGAGGCAGCAAAGTGACCCAAATTCATTTCAATCTGAGAGCAACAATAGCTTTGCCTCGCAAGCTGAAACAGAAGTCTCAAGTACTGATGTATCTGACAAGATAAATAGTCCCATGCTTCAGAAGATCAGCCAGAGAGAAGAG GGTCCAGGAACAAAATCAGTAGAACACAGTTTAATAGTTGAACGCGTGGCTGCTTCCTCAGAACAACCAAGTCCCGTCTCCGTTCTAGACGCAACATTCTATGATGATATGCCATCTCCAATTAAGAAGATATCAAATGCTTTTAAAG ATGATGAGGCTCTAAATTCTGAGGAAGTAGAGTGGAGTCCAATACATGTAGGTCACTCATCCAGCAGCAGAATATCCAGTCTCAACAATGAGTTCGATCATCAAAAGGCAGAAAACTTGAAGCACTTGATTCAAAACTTCAAACTGACATCAAGTGATGAGGAACCCAGCATTGATGAAACAGCATCCCTCTACAACATCACGCATCCAGACCACATGTACATTTTGGAAATATTGTCAGCATCACGTCTCCTTGACCATCCTGGATCTGCCCTTACAACTATGCAGCTCCACCAATCAGGCCATCTAATTAATCCCAACTTGTTCCGTGCCTTGGAACGCAGAATAACAAGAATTTTCCATTCACCTCCTAATGCCAAAGTACAAAGAAAACTTGTATTTGATGTTGTCAATGAAACACTAGTGAACAAGTTGATACTGGAAAATTCGTCAAAGCAGTGGCTTTCACCTTATAAGCTGGGAAACAAAAGACATCAAGGCCAGCAGCTTCTGGTAGAGTTGTGTTTAGAGGTAGATAGGCAGAATGCTAACTCATCGAGCTGCTACTTAGATGATGAGGACGACAGCTTGAGAAACATCTTATGGGCAGATTTGATGCATCAATCAGAAAATTGGATAGCCTGCCATGGTGAACTTTCAGAGCTAGTGCTGGATGTTGAGCGGTTAATCTTCAAGGATTTAATAAGTGAGGTTGTCAATGGCGAAGTACTAAGTCGACAAGGGCGGCCAGCTGGGCGTTGCATTCTGGGCGGCCAGCTGGGCAGCTCTTTTAGTGCTCTTTGA
- the LOC119992894 gene encoding protein LONGIFOLIA 1-like isoform X1 codes for MSAKFMYTENKDLQKQIGCMNGFLQLFDRHHFLSGRRIVGQNHKRLPPGENGDHYKEPGNASGKAAGRNQKKAMNANQRNSAESPRTSISTSSCSSSYSSLDYTKTSHPEQSSFKETNPPKTPTWDSPMYQQNASSKLKPQLIDFRDVVKDSIYRDTHGLSVRASNKMESGGHTLKYIDSPRPMQTQGSVTRASSLNESFQVLAKLRQSPWNSNEGKDGSLNFAPRFSYEGRESHDTFKSTIKLKELPRLSLDSRESSMRRSSNTTKSTHLLHDLQRVNDYSAVLNQQHEPGSSKRPSSVVAKLMGLEALPNSMVTNGNQEVGTRRIEDDPFSRSSRRIDETNKQRISGSPRNSHREAVSPSFRNAESSKKHPASSKFPIEPAPWRQPDGSRDYQTSALKSRDSPSKSPSSPSVYGEMEKRLADLEFKKSGKDLRALKQILEAMQKSKEMLESRKEAQAPNFESQTSNNNSPDESSTGNPRDQRSSSLNYTTIRGTSPPKSFKSSIVIMQPAKQVEKASNPATPVTPKNSSANLCKLRTGDSGDSRKESAEMRAAGDRTPRTNLKDPSIRSLCPMDKNSGAKTIRKEVHPVTSVHTVSSKMTRTASLRMQQKKLEWEKQSHAITPLSDLNKSRRQPNRQLLESGSQNRKRRPRSPNLQQSESEMRETSSCARDLRQQSDPNSFQSESNNSFASQAETEVSSTDVSDKINSPMLQKISQREEVCVLQIIHPCEGNFLQLKQVVTLIIFLTFFKYIIQGPGTKSVEHSLIVERVAASSEQPSPVSVLDATFYDDMPSPIKKISNAFKDDEALNSEEVEWSPIHVGHSSSSRISSLNNEFDHQKAENLKHLIQNFKLTSSDEEPSIDETASLYNITHPDHMYILEILSASRLLDHPGSALTTMQLHQSGHLINPNLFRALERRITRIFHSPPNAKVQRKLVFDVVNETLVNKLILENSSKQWLSPYKLGNKRHQGQQLLVELCLEVDRQNANSSSCYLDDEDDSLRNILWADLMHQSENWIACHGELSELVLDVERLIFKDLISEVVNGEVLSRQGRPAGRCILGGQLGSSFSAL; via the exons ATGTCTGCGAAGTTCATGTACACTGAAAACAAAGACTTACAGAAGCAGATAGGATGCATGAATGGATTCCTTCAGCTATTTGACCGCCACCATTTTCTCAGTGGCCGACGAATTGTCGGCCAAAACCACAAGAGGCTTCCACCAG GTGAAAATGGCGACCATTATAAAGAGCCCGGCAATGCATCAGGAAAAGCTGCA GGAAGAAATCAGAAGAAAGCCATGAATGCGAACCAAAGAAACTCTGCTGAGTCGCCAAGAACCTCCATCTCTACATCTTCCTGTTCATCAAGTTATTCATCGCTagactacaccaaaacatctcACCCAGAACAATCTTCTTTCAAAGAAACAAATCCCCCTAAAACCCCCACTTGGGATTCACCAATGTACCAACAAAATGCTTCTTCAAAGTTAAAGCCACAGTTGATTGATTTCCGAGATGTTGTCAAGGACTCCATTTATAGAGACACCCATGGATTGTCAGTTAGAGCTTCAAACAAAATGGAAAGTGGAGGCCATACCTTGAAATACATAGATTCCCCAAGACCTATGCAGACACAGGGATCTGTAACTCGTGCTTCTAGCCTCAACGAGTCATTTCAAGTTCTAGCCAAGCTTCGACAATCACCATGGAATTCCAATGAAGGAAAGGATGGCTCACTCAATTTCGCTCCTCGATTCTCTTACGAAGGAAGGGAATCACACGATACGTTTAAATCAACCattaagctcaaagagcttccaCGGCTATCCCTGGATAGTAGAGAAAGCTCCATGAGGCGTTCCAGCAACACCACAAAGTCGACTCATCTTCTGCATGATCTACAGAGGGTGAATGATTACTCTGCAGTCTTAAACCAGCAGCACGAGCCAGGAAGTTCCAAACGACCATCTAGTGTTGTGGCCAAGCTAATGGGATTAGAAGCTTTACCAAATTCCATGGTGACCAATGGGAATCAGGAAGTAGGGACCAGGCGAATAGAGGATGATCCCTTTTCAAGATCATCAAGAAGAATTGATGAGACCAACAAACAAAGAATATCTGGATCCCCCAGAAATTCTCACAGGGAAGCTGTCTCCCCCAGCTTTAGAAATGCTGAATCAAGCAAGAAACACCCTGCAAGCTCAAAGTTTCCAATTGAACCAGCACCATGGAGGCAGCCAGATGGAAGCAGAGATTATCAGACATCAGCTTTGAAGAGTCGTGACTCGCCAAGTAAATCCCCAAGCTCGCCTTCTGTATatggtgaaatggagaaaaGGTTGGCAGACCTTGAGTTCAAGAAGTCTGGAAAGGATCTTAGAGCTCTTAAACAAATACTTGAAGCAATGCAGAAGAGTAAAGAAATGCTAGAATCCAGGAAAGAAGCTCAGGCTCCAAACTTTGAATCTCAAACTAGTAATAACAACAGTCCTGATGAGAGCTCAACAGGAAATCCAAGAGACCAGAGGAGCAGCAGCCTGAATTACACCACAATCAGAGGGACAAGTCCACCAAAGAGCTTCAAATCCTCAATTGTTATTATGCAACCGGCAAAACAAGTTGAGAAAGCCAGTAATCCCGCTACTCCAGTAACTCCCAAAAATAGTTCAGCAAATCTTTGCAAGCTCCGGACAGGAGACTCTGGGGATAGCAGAAAGGAATCAGCTGAGATGCGAGCAGCTGGCGACCGAACTCCAAGAACCAATCTCAAGGACCCTTCCATTCGATCCCTATGTCCCATGGACAAGAACAGTGGTGCCAAAACGATAAGAAAGGAGGTCCATCCCGTAACTAGCGTACACACAGTTTCAAGCAAGATGACAAGAACCGCAAGCCTGAGAATGCAACAGAAGAAGCTTGAGTGGGAAAAGCAATCTCATGCCATCACTCCATTATCAGACTTGAACAAGAGCAGAAGGCAGCCCAATAGACAACTGCTAGAATCAGGCTCCCAGAACAGGAAACGCAGACCAAGATCCCCAAATTTGCAGCAAAGCGAGAGTGAAATGAGGGAGACCAGTAGCTGTGCTAGAGACCTGAGGCAGCAAAGTGACCCAAATTCATTTCAATCTGAGAGCAACAATAGCTTTGCCTCGCAAGCTGAAACAGAAGTCTCAAGTACTGATGTATCTGACAAGATAAATAGTCCCATGCTTCAGAAGATCAGCCAGAGAGAAGAGGTATGTGTTTTGCAAATTATCCATCCCTGTGAAGGTAACTTCCTTCAATTGAAACAAGTAGTTACTTTGATTATTTTCTTAACATTTTTCAAGTATATCATTCAGGGTCCAGGAACAAAATCAGTAGAACACAGTTTAATAGTTGAACGCGTGGCTGCTTCCTCAGAACAACCAAGTCCCGTCTCCGTTCTAGACGCAACATTCTATGATGATATGCCATCTCCAATTAAGAAGATATCAAATGCTTTTAAAG ATGATGAGGCTCTAAATTCTGAGGAAGTAGAGTGGAGTCCAATACATGTAGGTCACTCATCCAGCAGCAGAATATCCAGTCTCAACAATGAGTTCGATCATCAAAAGGCAGAAAACTTGAAGCACTTGATTCAAAACTTCAAACTGACATCAAGTGATGAGGAACCCAGCATTGATGAAACAGCATCCCTCTACAACATCACGCATCCAGACCACATGTACATTTTGGAAATATTGTCAGCATCACGTCTCCTTGACCATCCTGGATCTGCCCTTACAACTATGCAGCTCCACCAATCAGGCCATCTAATTAATCCCAACTTGTTCCGTGCCTTGGAACGCAGAATAACAAGAATTTTCCATTCACCTCCTAATGCCAAAGTACAAAGAAAACTTGTATTTGATGTTGTCAATGAAACACTAGTGAACAAGTTGATACTGGAAAATTCGTCAAAGCAGTGGCTTTCACCTTATAAGCTGGGAAACAAAAGACATCAAGGCCAGCAGCTTCTGGTAGAGTTGTGTTTAGAGGTAGATAGGCAGAATGCTAACTCATCGAGCTGCTACTTAGATGATGAGGACGACAGCTTGAGAAACATCTTATGGGCAGATTTGATGCATCAATCAGAAAATTGGATAGCCTGCCATGGTGAACTTTCAGAGCTAGTGCTGGATGTTGAGCGGTTAATCTTCAAGGATTTAATAAGTGAGGTTGTCAATGGCGAAGTACTAAGTCGACAAGGGCGGCCAGCTGGGCGTTGCATTCTGGGCGGCCAGCTGGGCAGCTCTTTTAGTGCTCTTTGA